Below is a window of Candidatus Viadribacter manganicus DNA.
CTGCAGCTGCTGGTTTTTCTGATCGCCGCGCCAGTAGGCGCCGGCGAGCTTCATCAGCTTGAAGGCCTTGCCGAGCTTACCCGTCGAGGGCAGGTGCGGGCCGCGACAAAGATCGCCCCACTTGTCGCCGTGGCTGTAGATCGTGATCGCATCGCCGGGCTTGATCACTTCATCGATGGTCTCGGCTTTGTAGATCTCGCCCAGCGCTTTGAAGTGCGCGATCGCGGCCTCCTTTTCCCAGACCTTTCGAATGATCGGCAGGTCCGCGTCGACGATCTCGCGCATCCGCTTTTCGATCTTGGCGAAGTCCTCCGTTGAGAACGGCTCATCACGCGCGAAATCGTAATAGAAGCCATCTTCCGTCACGGGGCCGAAGGTAACTTGTGTGCCGGGAAAGAGCTCTTGCACGGCTTGCGCAAGAACGTGCGCCGCATCGTGGCGCAAAACTTCGAGGCCATCTGCGCTATCGCGCATGACCAGCTCAAACTTGCCGCCGCCCTCAAGCGGACGCGTCAAATCCCACCAGGCGCCGTCGATCTTCGCGGCCACGACCTTCTTGGCCAATGATTTTGAAATGCCCTCTGCGACAGCAAGCGGCGTTACGCCATCGTCGTAACTGCGCTCGGCGCCATCGGGAAACTTAAGTGAAATGCTCATGACTTGCTCTTATCGAGTTCAATAGCTTCTGGCGGCGCACGATAGCCGCCCTTCCAATCGCCATATCGCCAAGGCCGCCACCACGAGTTCTTCTTGATCTCGCTCGGCGCCGGATCCCAGCCATGCCCGCCCCAGGGCGAACAACGGCAAAGACGTGCACCCGCCATCCAACTGCCGGCCCAGGCGCCATGCATGCGAACGGAGTCCGCGGCATAAGACGAACAGGTCGGCCGGTAGCGGCACGCATTGCCGATCAACGGCGAAAGCGTCCACTTATACAGCTGGATAAGGCCAAGAAGGCCCCGCGCAGGAATGCTCGGCGACATGACAACTACAGCGATTTGTTGGTTCTGGACCGGGGCCAAGCGCAGCCGCTGCGGCGCGCCCGATCTCGCGCCGCCGGCTTTAGTAGGTAGTCGTCGTGAGGAAACGCCGGTTCATGACGCTTGTTATAAGCGCTTCGGCGGTTTGGCTCAACCCTGGCCGGATGCCCGATCGACACGGCGGCACTGCACGATCGTGAACGCGCCCCAGCACTCCAAGTACGCGGCGCCCGGCATATCGAGCGTGTATTTCGAGGCGAGGTAAAGCGTCTCATAGCGCCCCTGACCCGCCATCATGCCAGTGACGAAATCGACGACGCCATCGAGCGAGATGCCGGTTTGCGCCTGCACCTCGCCCGTCTCTTCTTGCGTCTGCGTTTGCAGGAAGGCTTGCGCTGCTTCCTCATGCGCATCGCGCACCGGCACGGTGAAATACGCAGCGGCGCCGATGATGATCAGGAGGAGAAGCAGGCGCATCTTTTAGCCACCCGTACGCGTGTCAGCGGCGCGGTTGCATTGCACTTGCGTGAATGCGCCCCAGCAGGTCACGACCGGCTGATTGTCCAGCGTCACATTGTACTTCGCGGCGACATAGTAGTTGTCGTAGGCGCGATCGCCGGCAAGCGTCGTCGCGACGCTCTCAAAACCTTCGCTTACGCTCTGCGGATCGCTCAGCACCGCATTTGCCGCTTCACGCATCACAGCCTCTTCCGGCCGGGTGAAGTAGCCGGCGACGCCAGCGATAATCAAAAGCAGCACAATCCATTTCATACTTGCGTCCTCCCAGGGCTCCCCAAGCGACTGAAGCTAGCTGCTATTTGCGCCGCCCGGAAGCCGATCAGGTCGCTTTGCGACGCTTCGGAACCGCAGGCGGCGCGAAAGCGGCCGAGAGTTTCTTCGGCGCCACGGCCCGCCAGCTTTCATCTAGATAATCGATCAGCTTTGGCATGGGCGGCTTCGCCTTGGCGGTGAAACGGAAGGTGATCCAGCCGGCGCGGCCAAGGCCATACTCGGTGCGCTGCGCACCTTTGACCGCAAGCGCCTCATCGTTGCGGAACGGCAGCTTCATCGAAGCCGACCAGCCGCCCTTTTCGTCCTCGCCCATGAACAAGAAGGCCTTCTTGCCAGCGACTTTGAAAGCGTTGTGACCCCACGGGAAGTCCTCAACCGTTTCGGGAAACGCGAGGGCGGCCTTGCGCAATTCCTTCGCCAACGCGTGCTTTAGTTTTACCGTGGCGCTCATGGCTGCGCGCCCATGCAATGGCGATTGTTCACTGCGCTCACGATTTCAGCATTGATCTGGACAATAATGACATCGAAGCATGACGCGAACGCGTGCAGCGCGCTGCTACATTCGCTCATCGTCGCGCTATGGTGACATTGAAAATCCTGCGCTGTGAGATCGGCGATGAGCGCCGCCGGCAATTCATGCGGCTCGTAGCGGCTCGCAACATAGCCTTGCGCATCAATCAATAAGGCTGTCGTCGAAAAAGGTTCGCGCGGAGCCGGAGCGCTGGCGCACGCAGCGAGCGCTGCAACCAACACCAAACCGCGGATCACGTGACCTTCTTCTGGGCTTGATCCAGCGCTTCAACGGCGGCGTCAAAGGCCAACATCGTCGAGGCATGACGTGCAGGATAGTCGCGAACGCCCTCAAGGTGACGCAGCTCCCAAAAGCGTCCAACCGGCGGCGGTCCTTCGCCCTTGAGCATGGCGCGCAATGCGTCGCGCGCATCTTTGATCTCTTTCGGCGTTGCGCCAATGGCATGCATGGCGAGCACGCCTGTCGCCGCTTGACCGAGCGCGCAGGCCTTAGGGTGCACCGCGATCCGGTTCACGACGCCATCCTGCAAGCCGAGTTCAACGGTCACCACCGAGCCGCAAACGCGGCTGACCTTCGTCGCCGCCCCATCGGGCGCATCAACGCGACCCACGTGGGGGATATCGGCGGCCAATTCCATGATCCGCGGGTGGTAGAGGTCGTCCATTCGCCCTTATGTGGCCTTCCTTCGCGGGCAAGCAACGGGCAAAATCATCCGGTTGGAGCCGCCTATGTTGAGACGCACCCTGTTGATCAGCGCGCTTGGTGCTTGGCCAGCGACGGCGTTCGCACAGGCAGAGCAACCGGCCGCGCCGCGCGCGCAAACACCTGCTGGCCGGCCCGCGCCAATCACGCCCCAGAACGCGCTCGAATATGCGTTCGTGTCAGCGCTCACCAACGAGAATATGCGCCCCATCTTTCGGCGCTATCTGATGGAGACTCACGTCGCGCTCGCGCTCTCAGCGGCCGGTGAAGATTCGCCGCCGCGTGAGCTGCGCGTCCGCGAGGGATTCACAGCTGGGGCGATTTTCACCAGCGAACAGCGCCTAACCGATGCGCTCGGCGCGAATGCGCCGCACATCATGATCAATGGTCGCGCAGCTTTGACGCGGCTCGTCGGCAAGAATGTCGTGATCAATCCGGGCTACGTGCCGATGCTGACGCTCGAGCCCACCGACGTCGCGGCTTATTTGATGACGCCGGGCGAAGCCTCAGCCGGGCCCACCCAATAGGCCATCGCTGCCGCAGCGGCGATCATAAAGCCCACGC
It encodes the following:
- the yidD gene encoding membrane protein insertion efficiency factor YidD, which translates into the protein MSPSIPARGLLGLIQLYKWTLSPLIGNACRYRPTCSSYAADSVRMHGAWAGSWMAGARLCRCSPWGGHGWDPAPSEIKKNSWWRPWRYGDWKGGYRAPPEAIELDKSKS
- a CDS encoding MmcQ/YjbR family DNA-binding protein; the protein is MSATVKLKHALAKELRKAALAFPETVEDFPWGHNAFKVAGKKAFLFMGEDEKGGWSASMKLPFRNDEALAVKGAQRTEYGLGRAGWITFRFTAKAKPPMPKLIDYLDESWRAVAPKKLSAAFAPPAVPKRRKAT
- a CDS encoding iron-sulfur cluster assembly scaffold protein; the encoded protein is MDDLYHPRIMELAADIPHVGRVDAPDGAATKVSRVCGSVVTVELGLQDGVVNRIAVHPKACALGQAATGVLAMHAIGATPKEIKDARDALRAMLKGEGPPPVGRFWELRHLEGVRDYPARHASTMLAFDAAVEALDQAQKKVT